The following is a genomic window from Brevibacterium limosum.
TGCCGCTGGTGTTCGAGGCAGCCCACCCAGGCGTCGGCTCGCCAGCGGTAGACGAACTGACGCTGACCGGACTCTTTGAACCTCTCGATGACTCCGTTGTCGATGAGCAGTCGCGTGGTCTCCGAAACCGAGCCCTTGCTGGCGGCGAGCCGCTCCTGCAGCTCGGCCATGGTCAGCGGTGTCTCGCTGAGCATGAGGACCCCGGCGGCGCGACCGGCCATCGGGGGCCAGCCCATCGCCTCGCCGACGCGTCGGCCGAAGCTCTCGACCAGCGACTCCTCCACGTCCCGGCTGCCTTCCGGCACGGATGCCGTCACATCGATCCCCTTCATAACAATTCAGTCTTTACTGAATATTCACTATTGACTGAACTTTGTGATGTCAGTCATTCTAGGTGCTGAGCGGAACGATCCGCCACTGGCTCCCAAACTACTCGTTCTCAAGGAAGATGTGACGTGAAAGAAGACAACTGGGACATCATCGTCGTCGGAGCCGGCTCAGCCGGTGCACCATTCGCCGTGCGCTCGGCACAGCAGGGCAAGCGCGTCCTCCTCCTCGAGGCCGGTCGCGACTATCGATCCGCGCAGATGCACGAAGCCTGGAGGTCCCCGAATCCCGCGGTCGCGATCATGGACCCCGATGCCATCGACGGGATGATGTGGACCGATCTCGAGGCCACGCGCACCGAGGCACAGCCACCTGCACCGTACTGGCGCGGACGGGGCTTGGGCGGAAGCTCCTCGATCAACGGGCAGATCGCCATCCGTCCTCCTCTCGAGGACTTCGACGAATGGGCGCAGACCGGCTGCGAGGGCTGGTCGGGTGCTGAGGTGCTTCCCGCCTTCGTCGCCCTCGAGGACGACGAGGAGTTCGGCGCGGCCGACTATCACGGGGACTCCGGGCCCACCCCCATCTACCGTGCGCCTCGTGAGAAGTGGGGAGCGGTCGATGCCGCCTTGGCCGATTCGGCACTGGCCGCCGGATTCCCATGGGCCGCCGACGTCAACGCGCCGCGGGCCACCGGGGTCTCTCCCTATCCGATCAACTCCCGCGATTCGCGCCGGGTCAGCGTCAACGACGCCTACCTCGAAGGGGCACGCGAGCTGCCGACGCTGAGCATCCTCGGCGAGGCGACCGTCGACCGTGTCATCCTTGAGAGCGGGAGGGCCGTCGGTGTCCGAGTCCTCGTCGACGGGGTGCCCGAGGAGCGGTACGCCACGACGATCGTGCTCAGTGCCGGCGCCGTCCATTCCCCGGCGATCCTCATGCGCTCGGGCATCGGGCCCCGCGAGCATCTGAGGTCGCTCGGCATCGACTGCCGGGCCGATCTGCCCGTCGGGCAGGGTCTGCAGGATCACGCGATGGCATCGATCACGCTTCCGCTCACCGCCTCGGCGGGGGTCTCGACGCCGAACGATCGGCACACGAATGTCTGCGTACGCTGGTCGAGCGGCGACGGGAGATTCAACGATCTCATGTTCGTGTCGATGAACCAGAGCGTGATCTCCATGGCGACGGCGAACACGGGTGCCGAATACGGCGCCCTCGGGGTCTGGCTCAACCAATCGGACTCCCGCGGCAGCGTCACTCTGACCTCGGCCGACCCTCTCGACCAGCCCTTCGTCGCCGAGAGGATGCTCTCCGACCCAGGTGACCGTGCGCGGCTGCGGGTGGGAATCAGGCGCCTTGAGGCGCTGCTCGACGAAGACGCGGTCCGAGCCATCCTCGACGGCTCCGTCGAAGAGTGCAATCCCGAGCTCTTTGCCGCACTCGACGATGACGAAGCACTCGATGCTCACCTGCTCGCCACTGTCGCCGACGCGCAGCACGGCACGAGCACATGCCGGATGGGCCGAGCCGAGGACCCGACCACCGTCGTCGACGCCGATTGTCGGGTGCACGGAATCGAGAGCCTCCACGTCGTCGACGCCTCCGTCTTCCCGGCGGTGCCGAGGGCGAACACCAATCTGGCAGCCATCATGGTCGGCGAACTCATGGCCGATCGAATCAAGGAGTGAGAAGAACAGTGACGACCCTGCAGAACCACATCGACGGCATCTGGACCGATTCCCTCGACCCGCATCGTCTCAGCGTGGTCAATCCCGCCACCGAGGTCACCGAGGCCGAATTCGGTCGCGGATGCCCGGCCGACGTCGACGCGGCCATCGCCGCAGCCAGGCGAGCCCAGCCGGCCTGGGCGACGACCGCGCTCGAGAAACGAGTCGCCCTCATCCGAGACTGGGCCGATCGCATCGAAGAGCACACCGACGAGCTCGCCGAACTCGAATGCCGGGAGATGGGCAAGCCGATCGGCATCGGCCGCGGTTTCATCGCAGCCGGAGTCGCGGGTCTCCGCGCAGCAGCCACGGAGGCGCTCGACTACCCGTTCACCACCACGACCGAGGATCCGGACGGCGGGCGCACCCTCATCATCCGGCACCCGGTGGGAGTTGCGGCGATCGTCACCCCGTGGAACTTCCCTGTCACCATGGTCCTCGGCGCGCTGGGTCCGCTGCTGGCCGCCGGCAACACCCTGGTGGTCAAGCCCTCGGAGCGCTCGCCGCTGTCGACGGTGAGGCTCATCGAACTGCTTGACCTGCCCGCCGGAGTGCTCAACCTCGTGCTCGGCGACGCCCACGCAGGCGAACCGCTGGTCGCCCACGACGACGTCGACCTCGTCCACTTCACGGGGTCGGTCGCTGCCGGGCGTGCGGTCGGGGCCGCCTCGGGGCATGCCCTGCATCGTGCGGTGCTCGAGCTGGGCGGCAAGGACCCCGTCATCGTCGACGAGGACGTCGATGTCGCCGCCACGGCGCAGGCTGTCGCCTTCGGGGCCTTCGTCAACACCGGTCAGATCTGCACGTCGATGGAGCGCATCTACGTCCACGAGGCGATCGCCGCGGACTTCGTCGAGGAGCTTCTCTCGGCAGCCGAGGGCTTCGCCTGCGGTGACGGTCTCGATCCGAGCGTGATGATGGGACCGCTCGTCGATGATCGGCAACGGCGGTCGGTGCATGCCCAGGTCGTCGATGCCGTCGCCAAGGGTGCCACGGTGCTCACCGGCGGCGTACTGCCCGAGGGAATCGGATTCTTCTATCCGGCCACGGTCGTCACGAACGTCGACGAATCGATGGCGCTGATGACCGAGGAGACCTTCGGACCCGTCGCGCCCATCACCGTCGTCTCTTCCTTCGCCGAGGGCGTCGAACTCGCGTCCCGGTCCTCGTTCGGCCTCGCGGCCACCGTGTACTCGCATGACCCTGACCACCTCGACGAAGCTTCACGCATTCCCGCGGGCGTCATCTGGATCAACGGCTGGCAGGGTGGTGGCGGAACCCGCACTTACGAACCGGCTCGAGCCAGCGGGATGGGAGCCACTGGGACAACTGCCGCATTCGATGCCGCGACCCGTCCCACGACCGTCCACATCGCTCTCGTCGACGGTTGAGGCCGTCCCGGGCATGGACTCAAGTGTCGCGGAATGGCGGGAGACTGTAGTTTGTTACAGGGCACAGATCGTCAATCCGTGAAAGGACGTTCCATGAGCAAATTCGCTGTCACCAATGCCAACACCGGCGAGGTCGAGGAGGAGTTCGCCTCCGTACCCGTCGAAGAGATCCCTGACTACATCGATCGTGCCCATGAGGCACATCTGGCGTGGAAGGAGACACCGCTTCATGAGCGCGCGGCGATCCTGCGCAAGTTCGCCGATCTCGTCGATGAGAACGCCGATGAGATGACCGACATCATCGGTCGTGAGATGGGCAAGATCAAGAAGCAGGGCCTCGGCGAGGTCGACAAGGTCGCCCGCACAGCCCGCTGGATGGCCGACAACGCCGCCACCCATCTGTCCACCACGCACCTGGCCGCCGCCGGGGCTGCCTCCAGCTATGTCGAGCACCAGCCCCTGGGTGTGCTGCTGGGCATCATGCCGTGGAACTTCCCGTACAACCAGATCGCCCGCTTCGTGCTGCCGAACCTCATGGTCGGCAACTCGATCATGATGAAGCAGGCCTCGATCTGCCCGAAGTCCTCGCAGTACTTCGAGGACCTGCTCACCGAGGCGGGACTGCCGAAGGGCGTCTACCAGAACATCTACCTCGACTCCTCCCACGCCGAGGAGGTTCTCAAGGACTTCCGAGTCAAGGGCTTCTCGCTCACCGGTTCCGAGGGTGCCGGTGCCTCGGTGGCCGCGATCGCCGCGAAGTACTACAAGCGCGCCGTGCTCGAGCTCGGCGGCAACGACCCGGCCGTCGTCCTCGACTCGAAGGATGTGCCGTCAGTGGCGCAGAAGCTCGTCGGACTGCGTCTGGCGAATGCCGGTCAGGTCTGCACCTCGCCCAAGCGCATGATCGTCGTCGATGAGCTCTACGACGAATTCGTCGCAGAGGCCGTCAAGGCCACTGAGGCGATGAAGATCTCCGACTTCGACGACCCCGAGGTCGGCATGGGCCCCGTGTCCTCCGAAGGTGCCCGCGACGAGATCGTCGAGATGATCGACAAGGCCGTGTCCGATGGTGCGACCCTGCTCACCGGTGGCAAGAAGCTCGACCGTCCGGGCTGGTTCATGTCCCCGGCCGTGATCACCGACATCGACCCGCGCTCGGACCTCGGCTGCAACGAGCTCTTCGGACCGGCCGTGATGATCTACCGGGCCAAGGACGAAGAGGACGCCCTGCGTCTGGCCAATGACACCGAGTACGGCCTCATGTCCTCGGTGTGGACCGATGACCTCGAGAAGGGTCAGGAGTTCGGCAAGAAGATCAATGCCGGAATGACGCTCATCAACGCCCACATGGAGTCGGGCCCCGAATACCCGTTCGGCGGCATCAACCGCTCCGGCTACGGCCGTGAGAACGCTCAGTGGGCGTTCCAGGCCTTCACCAACGAGCACCTCATCCGCGTGCACAACTGATCCGTGCGCTGCCGGGGTCTGAGGCCTCGGAGCGATGGGAGACGCCCGGTCGGCTGCGAGACATTCGCAGCCGACCGGGCGTTGTCGTGTGTATCGCTTGTGTTGGAGGTCGTTCCACCGGCAATGAGCTGTTCGCGTTCGCGCGGCGCAGCAGTCTCAGCCGAGGCTGGGGTCGACGCGGATCGCCTCCGCGGCGTCGAGGGCGAGTTCGATGTGCTCTCCGTCGATGTCGATGGCGATCGATGAGGCGGCCGAGCTGACGGACGTCACCGTCAGGTGCGTGCCGATGACGATCCCCCGCTCGGTGAGGTAGCGCAGCAGTTCCGGCGAACGGTCCGAAACGCGCACCACTTCGACCTCGACACCGGGTGTCGTCTCCTCCAGCCGACGGCTCGGCACCGGAGACGTATGACCCTGAGTGTCCGGGATGGGGTCGCCGTGCGGGTCCCGCTCCGGGTGGCCGAGCACGGCGTTCATCCGTTCGAGCACGAGATCGGACACGGCATGTTCGAGCCGGTCGGCCTCGTCATGGACCTGATCCCAGCTCAGCCCGAGGGCCTCGACGAGGTAGGTCTCGACGATTCGGTGGCGGCGGACGATGGCCACGGCGATCTCACGGCCGGTCTCGGTGAGGACGATGCTGCCGTAGGGTTCGTAGTCGATATAGCCGTCGCGGGCGAGCTTCTTGAGATTCGCCGACACCGTCGAGGCGGTGACTCCGAGCTGCTCGGCCATCTCGGTGGTGGCGGGACGACCGCCGGGCCATTCGTAGGCCTTCCAGATGAGGGTGACGTAGTCCTCGACCATGCGAGTGACACTGGGGCGCGGCATGGTCCTCATTCTACGCATCGGCCTTCGCATGACCGGTTTCGCTCGCGGACTCAGCCTGCGGACCACGATGTGGGACTCGGTCGGCGGGGTCCGCCTCGGCGAGGGGATCGTCCCCGCTCTCATCTGCAGACCCACGTGGCGGACGGCGGAAGGGAGCCGCGAGGGTGGGGAGAATGTCACCCCGGTGGAGGATGAGGAAGACGATGGCCAGCCCCGCCTGGATCGCGGAGAGGACGTAGCGTCCGGACGTGTCCGTGACGAAGAACTGCAGCCCGAACAGACCCGCCAACCCGAGTGCCGGTGCCCAGTGGAAACGCAGGGCCAGGATGATCGCCACACCGAGGACGGTCTGCGTGGCCGTGAGCGTGAACTCCTCGATCTGGCGAGCGTCGAGGGGCAGCCCGAGACCGCCGCCGCCGGCGAAGTGGGCGATCGGCAGGGACCCGACCAGCAGGCTCCACTGGTTGACCTTCGAGGCGATGAGCGTGCCGATCGCGGCGGCACCCATACCACGCAGGGCGAACATCGCGGCGATGATGAACTCCGGTGACTCCGAGGCCAACGGGGCCAGCCACTGGACGAGGAAGTAGCTGTCGATGCCGAGGCTCTCACCTGAGGCCACGAGCGCCTCGGCGAAGGGTTCGGCACTGAGCATGATGATGGCCGCAGAGACGGCGAAGAGCGCGAACACGGTCGCCCGGCGGGCTCTCTTCGGCATTTCCGCGATGAGTGCGGCCGCACCGACGAACTCCTCTTCTTCGTTCGCGGCGGACTGGCCGGCCCGCCACAGGTAGAAGGCGAAGATGAGCACGAGGCCGATGCCGAACCACATCGGGATGCTGCCCATGAGCGGGATGGCGAAGGCGAGAACGCCGAGGATGACGAGGAATCCGATGTCCATGCGAGCGCCCCTGTCGAGTCGCAGCGAACGCGGAGCACGCAATGGAGCGGCCCGCCCCTTAGAGTCAGCCGCCGATTCCGGCTCATGGCCGGACGCCGGCACGCTGGGGGCGCTGCGCTCGGTCATGCGGCGGGCGACGAGGAGGGCGACGATGACGACGAGCGGCCAACCGAAGCCGAGCAGCAGTCGGTTCGACCCGGTCATGTTCGCGGCCGCGAAATGCAGGTAGTCGGGATCCGTTCCCGACCGGAACGCATAGTAGAGGTCCACAGCGTATTCGGGCAGGACGGCGATGAGCGCGAGCAGCGCGATCGCCAGTGCTCCCGAGATGTCCTTCTGCGCCGCCTCGGCGGCCCAGGCCAGCAGGAACGCGGCCGCGACGATCGCGGCACCGAAGACGAAGAGCTCGAGGACCGGCGCCACCTCGGTGCCGGTGATGCGCAGCACCACGGCGGGTGCGGCGAGGACCAGGCAGACGGCGATGCGGCGAATGAGGGCGGTGGGCATGTCTTCCAGACTTCCCGGCGCGGATCGGGTGTGTCTACGGACAACTGAGACTTAGACGTCTCCAACAATCGCACCGACCCGCGCGATCCGCTCTGCTCAGCGGATCTCGCGGGTTGGGCCGGAGGGTGCGTGTGGCTCAGATCACCGGCCGCTCGGCATCATTCCCTCAGTGCTGCGGCCAGGTATTTCGCCGACTGGCCCGCGCCGGCGGTGACGATGTCGGCGGGTGTGCCGGTTGCGACGACCCGGCCTCCGCTGTCACCGGCACCAGGGCCGAGTTCGATCACGTGGTCGGCGACGGCGACGACTCGCATATCGAGTTCGACCATGACGACGGTGTTGCCGGCATCGACGAGTGACTGCAGGTGAGCGACGAGGCGGTCGGCATCGGCGCAGTGCAGACCCGAGGTCGGCTCGTCGAGGACGTAGAGAGTGTCGCCGCGCCCAGAGCGCTGCAGTTCGCTGGCGAGTTTGACCCGCTGCGCTTCACCTCCGGAGAGTTCGGTGGCGGGCTGGCCGAGGCGCAGATAGCCGAGGCCGACGTCGATGAGCGCGGACAGCGAGCGGATGATGTCGAATTCGCCGGTGAAGAACTCGTGGGCCTCGTCGACGCTCATAGCGAGGATCTCGGCGACATTGCGTCCGCGCCAGAGGACTTCGAGCGTGCTCGACTGGAAGCGGGTGCCGTGGCAGTCCGGACATTCGGTGTATACCGAGGGCAGGAAGAGCAGTTCGACCATGACGAAACCTTCACCTTCGCAGGTCGGGCACCGTCCGCCGGCGACGTTGAAGGAGAATCGGCCGGGCTTATACCCGCGTTCCGTGGCTTCGGGAGTCTCGGCGAAGCGTCGACGCACATGATCGAACAGACCAGTGTAGGTCGCGACATTCGAGCGCGGGGTGCGACCGATGGGCTTCTGATCGATGCTCACGACCCGACGGATGCCCGTGAGGTCACCGGTCACGGTGCCGCGCAGCTCCTCGGATTCGTCGACGAGCAGCAGATCGTCGCCCTCGGGTTCGGGGTCGCCCGCCTCGGAGGGCGAACCGAGCCGGTCACCGACGAGCACGGGCAGCACCTGGCTGACCAGGCTGGACTTCCCGGAACCCGAGACACCGGAGACCGCGGTCAGCGCGCCCAACGGCACCTCGACGCTGACGTCGACGAGGTTGTTGCGGCGGATGTCCTCCAGGCGCAGCCATCCCTGGGGATCGCGGAGTTCGTGGCGTTCCAGTCCGCGGCTGCCGAAGACATACCCGCGCGTCACGGACTCCTCGACCTCGGCCAGGCCGGCGGTGGGGCCGCTGAAGAGGACCTCTCCGCCGCGTTCGCCGGCACCGGGCCCGATGTCGACGAGCCAGTCGGCGTGCCGCATGATGTCGACGGAGTGTTCGACGACGAAGAGACTGTTGCCGCGCGCCTTCAAGCCGTCGAGGATGCCCATCAGCGCATCGACGTCCTGCGGGTGGAGGCCGGCCGAGGGTTCGTCGAGAACATAGACGACGCCGAAGAGCTCCGAGGTCAGTTGGGTTGCCAGCCGCAGTCTCTGGAGCTCTCCGCCGGACAGTGTCGGGGTGGTCCGATCGAGCGAGAGGTACCCGAGTCCGAGGTCGTTGATGGGCCGCAGTCGTTCGATGAGTCCTTCGCCGAGGCGGACGAACGCAGCGATTTTCTCTATGGAGGGATGTTCACCGGCGGATGAGCCGTCAGCGGAGGAGAGGTGCTCTCCGGGTGAATCGTCGTCACCGTCAGCGT
Proteins encoded in this region:
- a CDS encoding GbsR/MarR family transcriptional regulator, which encodes MKGIDVTASVPEGSRDVEESLVESFGRRVGEAMGWPPMAGRAAGVLMLSETPLTMAELQERLAASKGSVSETTRLLIDNGVIERFKESGQRQFVYRWRADAWVGCLEHQRQTTAQLLDFAESAGREGRGLPPVQRERLEQMNEYYRFMADRLDGLLAEYSRSPTSGVGGR
- a CDS encoding GMC family oxidoreductase codes for the protein MKEDNWDIIVVGAGSAGAPFAVRSAQQGKRVLLLEAGRDYRSAQMHEAWRSPNPAVAIMDPDAIDGMMWTDLEATRTEAQPPAPYWRGRGLGGSSSINGQIAIRPPLEDFDEWAQTGCEGWSGAEVLPAFVALEDDEEFGAADYHGDSGPTPIYRAPREKWGAVDAALADSALAAGFPWAADVNAPRATGVSPYPINSRDSRRVSVNDAYLEGARELPTLSILGEATVDRVILESGRAVGVRVLVDGVPEERYATTIVLSAGAVHSPAILMRSGIGPREHLRSLGIDCRADLPVGQGLQDHAMASITLPLTASAGVSTPNDRHTNVCVRWSSGDGRFNDLMFVSMNQSVISMATANTGAEYGALGVWLNQSDSRGSVTLTSADPLDQPFVAERMLSDPGDRARLRVGIRRLEALLDEDAVRAILDGSVEECNPELFAALDDDEALDAHLLATVADAQHGTSTCRMGRAEDPTTVVDADCRVHGIESLHVVDASVFPAVPRANTNLAAIMVGELMADRIKE
- a CDS encoding aldehyde dehydrogenase family protein, with the translated sequence MRRTVTTLQNHIDGIWTDSLDPHRLSVVNPATEVTEAEFGRGCPADVDAAIAAARRAQPAWATTALEKRVALIRDWADRIEEHTDELAELECREMGKPIGIGRGFIAAGVAGLRAAATEALDYPFTTTTEDPDGGRTLIIRHPVGVAAIVTPWNFPVTMVLGALGPLLAAGNTLVVKPSERSPLSTVRLIELLDLPAGVLNLVLGDAHAGEPLVAHDDVDLVHFTGSVAAGRAVGAASGHALHRAVLELGGKDPVIVDEDVDVAATAQAVAFGAFVNTGQICTSMERIYVHEAIAADFVEELLSAAEGFACGDGLDPSVMMGPLVDDRQRRSVHAQVVDAVAKGATVLTGGVLPEGIGFFYPATVVTNVDESMALMTEETFGPVAPITVVSSFAEGVELASRSSFGLAATVYSHDPDHLDEASRIPAGVIWINGWQGGGGTRTYEPARASGMGATGTTAAFDAATRPTTVHIALVDG
- a CDS encoding NAD-dependent succinate-semialdehyde dehydrogenase, with translation MSKFAVTNANTGEVEEEFASVPVEEIPDYIDRAHEAHLAWKETPLHERAAILRKFADLVDENADEMTDIIGREMGKIKKQGLGEVDKVARTARWMADNAATHLSTTHLAAAGAASSYVEHQPLGVLLGIMPWNFPYNQIARFVLPNLMVGNSIMMKQASICPKSSQYFEDLLTEAGLPKGVYQNIYLDSSHAEEVLKDFRVKGFSLTGSEGAGASVAAIAAKYYKRAVLELGGNDPAVVLDSKDVPSVAQKLVGLRLANAGQVCTSPKRMIVVDELYDEFVAEAVKATEAMKISDFDDPEVGMGPVSSEGARDEIVEMIDKAVSDGATLLTGGKKLDRPGWFMSPAVITDIDPRSDLGCNELFGPAVMIYRAKDEEDALRLANDTEYGLMSSVWTDDLEKGQEFGKKINAGMTLINAHMESGPEYPFGGINRSGYGRENAQWAFQAFTNEHLIRVHN
- a CDS encoding metal-dependent transcriptional regulator; translated protein: MPRPSVTRMVEDYVTLIWKAYEWPGGRPATTEMAEQLGVTASTVSANLKKLARDGYIDYEPYGSIVLTETGREIAVAIVRRHRIVETYLVEALGLSWDQVHDEADRLEHAVSDLVLERMNAVLGHPERDPHGDPIPDTQGHTSPVPSRRLEETTPGVEVEVVRVSDRSPELLRYLTERGIVIGTHLTVTSVSSAASSIAIDIDGEHIELALDAAEAIRVDPSLG
- a CDS encoding sodium:proton exchanger, producing MPTALIRRIAVCLVLAAPAVVLRITGTEVAPVLELFVFGAAIVAAAFLLAWAAEAAQKDISGALAIALLALIAVLPEYAVDLYYAFRSGTDPDYLHFAAANMTGSNRLLLGFGWPLVVIVALLVARRMTERSAPSVPASGHEPESAADSKGRAAPLRAPRSLRLDRGARMDIGFLVILGVLAFAIPLMGSIPMWFGIGLVLIFAFYLWRAGQSAANEEEEFVGAAALIAEMPKRARRATVFALFAVSAAIIMLSAEPFAEALVASGESLGIDSYFLVQWLAPLASESPEFIIAAMFALRGMGAAAIGTLIASKVNQWSLLVGSLPIAHFAGGGGLGLPLDARQIEEFTLTATQTVLGVAIILALRFHWAPALGLAGLFGLQFFVTDTSGRYVLSAIQAGLAIVFLILHRGDILPTLAAPFRRPPRGSADESGDDPLAEADPADRVPHRGPQAESASETGHAKADA
- a CDS encoding excinuclease ABC subunit UvrA — translated: MTSSLPSEPTSSPEIQPDVRVRGAREHNLRNIDLAVPRDALVVFTGVSGSGKSSLAFGTLYAESQRRYLESVAPYARRLIDQAGVPDVDSITGMPPAVALQQQRGGRSARSSVGSITTVSSLVRMLYSRAGHYPDDQPMLLAEDFSTNTVEGACPECHGIGRVYEVPEKRMVPDPTLTIRERAIASWPKAWHGHQLRDVLVALGYDVDVAWQDLPREHRDWILYTEETPHLPVHSRLTLAEAREAIAAGAEPTYSGTFVGARKYVLDTFANTKSTAMKQRVAEFLTAGSCPVCHGKKLKPEALSVTIAGRDIAELSALPLHELMTILDDTVAEAGTSLNADGDDDSPGEHLSSADGSSAGEHPSIEKIAAFVRLGEGLIERLRPINDLGLGYLSLDRTTPTLSGGELQRLRLATQLTSELFGVVYVLDEPSAGLHPQDVDALMGILDGLKARGNSLFVVEHSVDIMRHADWLVDIGPGAGERGGEVLFSGPTAGLAEVEESVTRGYVFGSRGLERHELRDPQGWLRLEDIRRNNLVDVSVEVPLGALTAVSGVSGSGKSSLVSQVLPVLVGDRLGSPSEAGDPEPEGDDLLLVDESEELRGTVTGDLTGIRRVVSIDQKPIGRTPRSNVATYTGLFDHVRRRFAETPEATERGYKPGRFSFNVAGGRCPTCEGEGFVMVELLFLPSVYTECPDCHGTRFQSSTLEVLWRGRNVAEILAMSVDEAHEFFTGEFDIIRSLSALIDVGLGYLRLGQPATELSGGEAQRVKLASELQRSGRGDTLYVLDEPTSGLHCADADRLVAHLQSLVDAGNTVVMVELDMRVVAVADHVIELGPGAGDSGGRVVATGTPADIVTAGAGQSAKYLAAALRE